A single genomic interval of Lucilia cuprina isolate Lc7/37 chromosome 2, ASM2204524v1, whole genome shotgun sequence harbors:
- the LOC124421368 gene encoding uncharacterized protein LOC124421368 → MRFHAIRFCPKFMNMTVIRRIEMVTRHKYCVNCLAKSHSVRDCTSMASCRRCHRFHHTLLHPSNIRVTIGSQTTQRRHPRPKPQRQTQPSTIQRSQLNQVQTITPHTPTTQPIIQHPSPTQSATLTAPNQQIILEAIKSLANVLCATNNGPSVA, encoded by the coding sequence ATGAGGTTCCATGCCATACGGTTTTGCCCGAAATTCATGAACATGACAGTCATCCGGAGGATTGAGATGGTCACTAGACACAAATACTGTGTCAACTGTTTGGCCAAAAGCCATAGTGTTCGGGACTGTACCTCAATGGCAAGCTGTCGCAGGTGCCATAGGTTTCACCACACCCTTCTCCACCCATCAAACATTCGTGTCACCATCGGCAGCCAAACCACACAACGACGACATCCTCGGCCCAAGCCGCAAAGACAAACCCAGCCCTCAACCATTCAACGTTCCCAGCTGAACCAGGTCCAAACTATCACACCACATACACCAACTACCCAACCTATCATTCAACATCCATCACCAACCCAGTCCGCCACGCTCACAGCACCCAATCAACAAATCATTCTCGAGGCCATTAAATCATTGGCCAACGTACTTTGTGCCACTAATAACGGGCCATCTGTTGCCTAA
- the LOC124420850 gene encoding uncharacterized protein LOC124420850, whose protein sequence is MTGAVSLILSVATFAWTSGSGPAVIAAAFAATFAWPIGSIATVFLLAGVLSWPGCALANLDVEEYISNWLVTMLKSRIITASLGNSVKSKRVERGTPQGGVISPLLWLIVVNTILKELDNRGIKVVAYADDVVILVSGMFPDVISDIMSGALVLLSNWATDSGLGVNPNSKLSWKLNIQHRVKKATVAYYTCRKMFGMKWGLSPNIVKWMYTAIVRPILTYGSLVWWTSTKKKFVVDQLYKVQRSACIGITGAIRTSPSEALNTILHILPIDLHIMTISACSAVRLNSSGSWISRTYGHAKILSLLPPILNQPSDYITPHTDFDRVFKVRVPSRSEWCRGNLPSEYTTRIFTDGSKMNCGVGSGVFCEEAGVSISHRLPNNCSVFQAEIFAIMSACRVLHDLNIRGNIGIFVRSQAALLSLNSYTTTSLLVRQSKSVNAGSAVSDTLFPSLRMRTTTIYT, encoded by the exons ATGACTGGTGCGGTTTCGTTGATCTTGTCGGTTGCGACTTTCGCTTGGACGTCGGGAAGCGGACCTGCGGTGATTGCTGCGGCTTTTGCTGCTACGTTCGCTTGGCCGATTGGTAGCATTGCTACGGTATTCCTCTTGGCTGGGGTCCTCTCTTGGCCGGGTTGCG CTCTCGCTAATCTGGATGTTGAAGAATATATCAGCAACTGGTTGGTAACTATGTTGAAATCTAGAATTATTACTGCAAGTCTTGGTAACAGCGTTAAGTCCAAACGAGTTGAACGAGGCACACCTCAGGGCGGTGTAATCTCTCCACTACTTTGGCTTATCGTTGTTAATACGATTCTTAAGGAACTGGACAACAGAGGGATAAAGGTCGTTGCCTATGCGGACGACGTTGTGATACTGGTATCAGGAATGTTCCCAGACGTGATTAGCGATATTATGTCTGGTGCTCTGGTGCTGCTCAGTAATTGGGCCACAGACAGTGGTCTAGGAGTAAATCCAA ACTCCAAATTATCATGGAAACTCAACATCCAGCACAGAGTCAAGAAGGCAACGGTCGCCTACTATACCTGTCGTAAGATGTTTGGAATGAAATGGGGACTTAGTCCCAACATAGTTAAATGGATGTACACAGCCATAGTACGTCCTATTCTTACATACGGATCTCTTGTATGGTGGACTTCAACTAAGAAGAAGTTTGTTGTGGATCAACTATACAAAGTTCAGAGATCAGCATGCATTGGGATAACAGGTGCCATAAGAACTAGTCCTTCAGAAGCTCTGAACACTATATTGCATATCCTACCCATAGATCTGCACATAATGACCATATCTGCTTGTAGCGCAGTAAGACTTAACTCATCCGGAAGTTGGATATCAAGAACATATGGACACGCTAAGATTTTAAGCTTGCTACCTCCAATCTTGAACCAACCATCCGACTATATTACCCCACACACGGACTTTGATAGAGTCTTCAAAGTCAGAGTTCCTTCCAGGAGCGAGTGGTGTAGAGGTAATCTACCGAGCGAATATACCACCAGAATCTttacagatggttctaaaatgAACTGCGGCGTTGGTTCTGGTGTCTTTTGTGAAGAAGCTGGGGTAAGTATATCCCATCGTCTTCCCAACAACTGTAGTGTCTTTCAGGCTGAAATTTTTGCGATAATGTCAGCCTGTAGGGTGTTACATGACCTCAATATTCGCGGCAACATAGGAATCTTTGTCCGAAGTCAAGCGGCACTTCTCTCATTAAACTCTTATACTACTACTTCCTTATTAGTCAGACAATCAAAATCTGTCAATGCTGGGTCGGCTGTCTCTGACACCTTGTTTCCCTCTTTGCGCATGCGCACTACTACTATATATACATGA